From Triticum urartu cultivar G1812 chromosome 2, Tu2.1, whole genome shotgun sequence, a single genomic window includes:
- the LOC125537441 gene encoding CBL-interacting protein kinase 23, translating into MVDSSAGGKMSAHGGGGGRTRVGRYELGRTLGEGTFAKVKFARNVETGENVAIKILDKDKVLKHKMIAQIKREISTMKLIRHPNVIRMYEVMASRTKIYIVMELVTGGELFDKIASRGRLKEDDARKYFQQLINAVDYCHSRGVYHRDLKPENLLLDANGTLKVSDFGLSALSQQVREDGLLHTTCGTPNYVAPEVINNKGYDGAKADLWSCGVILFVLMAGYLPFEDSNLMALYKKIYKADFSCPSWFSTSAKKLIKKILDPNPNTRITIAEVINNEWFKKGYQPPRFETAEVNLDDINSIFNESGDPAQLVVERREERPAVMNAFELISTSQGLNLGTLFEKQTDSVKRETRFASRLPANEILSKIEAAAGPMGFNVQKRNYKLKLQGENPGRKGQLAIATEVFEVTPSLYMVELRKSNGDTLEFHKFYHSISNGLKDVMWKPEGSIAEGDETRHQRSP; encoded by the exons TGGTTGATTCGAGCGCGGGAGGGAAGATGAGCgcgcacggcggcggcggcgggaggacgCGGGTGGGGAGGTACGAGCTGGGGAGGACGCTTGGGGAAGGGACGTTCGCCAAGGTCAAGTTCGCCAGGAACGTCGAGACCGGCGAGAATGTCGCCATCAAGATCCTCGACAAGGACAAGGTCCTCAAGCACAAGATGATCGCGCAG ATAAAGCGCGAGATCTCCACCATGAAGCTCATCAGGCACCCCAACGTCATCCGCATGTACGAG GTGATGGCCAGCAGGACAAAGATATACATAGTCATGGAGCTTGTCACAGGTGGCGAACTTTTCGACAAAATC GCTTCGCGTGGGAGGCTCAAAGAGGACGACGCCAGGAAATATTTCCAGCAGCTCATCAACGCTGTCGACTACTGTCATAGCAGAGGCGTCTATCACCGTGATCTCAAG CCTGAAAATCTTCTGCTTGATGCTAACGGTACTCTCAAGGTGTCTGATTTTGGACTCAGCGCCCTATCGCAGCAAGTCAGA GAGGATGGGCTGTTGCATACGACGTGTGGAACTCCCAATTATGTTGCTCCCGAG GTTATAAACAACAAAGGTTATGATGGAGCCAAGGCTGATCTGTGGTCATGTGGGGTGATTCTCTTTGTCCTCATGGCAGGCTACCTTCCGTTCGAAGATTCAAATCTCATGGCGCTTTACAAGAAG ATATACAAAGCAGACTTCAGTTGCCCATCTTGGTTCTCGACGAGCGCGAAGAAGCTCATCAAGAAGATACTAGATCCTAATCCTAACACT AGAATAACTATTGCTGAGGTTATTAACAATGAGTGGTTCAAGAAAGGATATCAGCCTCCTAGGTTTGAGACAGCAGAAGTTAATCTGGATGACATTAACTCTATTTTCAACGAATCTGGG GACCCAGCACAGCTTGTTGTCGAGAGACGTGAAGAAAGACCGGCAGTGATGAATGCATTCGAGTTGATCTCTACCTCCCAGGGCCTCAATCTTGGCACACTTTTTGAGAAGCAAACG GATTCTGTTAAACGTGAAACACGGTTTGCGTCGAGGCTTCCAGCAAACGAAATATTGTCGAAAATTGAAGCAGCAGCAGGACCCATGGGCTTCAACGTACAGAAGCGCAACTACAAG CTGAAGTTGCAAGGAGAGAATCCTGGAAGGAAAGGTCAGCTGGCAATTGCAACAGAG GTTTTTGAAGTGACACCCTCACTCTACATGGTGGAGCTCCGCAAATCGAATGGCGACACCCTTGAATTCCACAAG TTTTACCATAGTATCTCGAATGGCCTGAAGGACGTCATGTGGAAGCCAGAGGGTAGCATAGCCGAAGGCGATGAGACCCGCCACCAGAGGTCTCCGTGA
- the LOC125537440 gene encoding uncharacterized protein LOC125537440, protein MREEVRSSSAALAPADPPLRSDSPPATPVASSAGASSPPAQTNVATIDWLGSEQLSKVGSSSHVASHAAQPSLSTNAVGVAMDFSQPSCRPWERGDLLHRLATFKPSTWASKPKAASSLACAQRGWVNIGVDKIECDSCGAHLIFTALTSWSPAEVANAGEAFAEQLDASHQNDCPWRGNSCADSLVQLHFTPSALLGGFKDRCEGLLQFISLPVIASSAIESMKLTRSQQIERVLSQSIAILCGELGYKTDGTTGIDVNHQDETCSYSQAQKLISLCGWEPRWLPNVQDWEENSTHSAKNAASAEPDKCSRFPEPQQNSYSTSVKKDKGKGKLRAKDSGCSMRSPLLDCSLCGATVRIWDFRSVPRPSHLNLGNIDAPDAGTKPMLARGISATSGINGWVAEATDRNNAEGRDEACTVEGKSLSNAQVDLNLTMAGGLPPTHSGMLSMPENFKNEGMGIDLMIGQPTGSEIGGYAASFESRGPSSRKRNLEEGGSTADKPINRLQPADSIEGTVIDRDGDEVDDAVQNSDIRNKRPRGFNLFDVNRPSSSGAGPSRNLSLELDIDVNRFEPSKEGPSTLRNSSARDSMRASSVIAMNIIHGAEENSMESVEYHPCDGDDVEKPSSALRSGGMSDTLDLNYSNQAQESNFVQPAADSNARDIGGSSMNGGEEVLNAETAPAFARDQLSVGVSGGSVGMGASHEAEIHGVEVSEHKTESVVGDVEPVPELTETMGHTGESAPGPGVMDEFVPEDAGREEPQADSHDMASRLVGRVDSGSTKADSVESGEKMSHARGQESNIQHSLSCNARVYSGIDLSKDEVTQTGKMLTKDEYDPGNDLGATNGENDYETGLPEFDPIKHHNNYCPWVNGYVAIACTINTGSSTNSAAFCGWQLTVDALETVQSLGQNQYQAMRSDSAASLYKDDHAAPSHKLLKRPKHSKC, encoded by the exons ATGAGAGAGGAGGTCAGGAGCTCGTCGGCCGCGCTCGCGCCCGCGGACCCGCCGCTGCGCTCAGACTCGCCGCCCGCCACCCCGGTCGCCAG TTCTGCTGGTGCTTCATCTCCTCCCGCGCAAACAAATGTAGCTACCATAGATTGGTTAGGCAGCGAGCAGTTATCTAAAGTTGGGTCATCATCCCATGTTGCTTCACATGCTGCTCAGCCTTCTCTTAGTACTAATGCTGTTGGAGTTGCTATGGATTTTTCGCAACCATCATGTAGACCATGGGAACGAGGAGATTTACTTCATCGACTGGCCACATTTAAGCCTTCAACATGGGCTTCTAAACCAAAG GCTGCTAGTTCACTGGCCTGTGCTCAAAGGGGCTGGGTGAACATTGGTGTGGACAAAATTGAATGCGACTCATGTGGCGCACATCTGATATTTACTGCATTGACATCCTGGTCCCCTGCTGAAG ttgcaaatgctGGAGAAGCCTTTGCTGAACAGCTTGATGCATCGCACCAGAATGATTGTCCCTGGAGAGGGAATAGCTGTGCTGATAGCTTGGTACAGCTCCACTTCACACCATCAGCTCTTCTTGGTGGTTTTAAAGATCGCTGTGAGGGGCTGTTGCAGTTTATATCTCTCCCTGTTATTGCCTCGTCTGCAATAGAGAGTATGAAACTCACTAGGAGTCAGCAGATTGAACGTGTCTTATCCCAATCAATCGCAATTCTGTGTGGGGAGCTGGGTTACAAAACAGATGGTACAACAGGAATTGATGTCAATCATCAAGACGAAACCTGCAGTTACTCTCAA GCGCAGAAGCTTATTAGCCTGTGTGGATGGGAACCTAGATGGCTTCCGAACGTACAAGACTGGGAAGAAAATTCAACCCACTCTGCAAAAAATGCAGCCTCAGCTGAACCAGATAAATGCTCCCGCTTTCCTGAGCCTCAGCAAAATTCATACTCTACATCAGTCAAGAAAGATAAGGGGAAAGGCAAACTACGTGCAAAAGATTCTGGATGCAGCATGAGGTCACCTTTGCTGGATTGCAGCTTATGTGGAGCTACAGTGAGAATCTGGGACTTCAGATCCGTTCCACGTCCTTCTCATCTTAATCTCGGCAACATTGATGCACCTGATGCAGGGACGAAACCTATGTTGGCACGTGGAATTAGTGCTACGAGTGGGATCAATGGATGGGTTGCTGAAGCAACAGACAGAAATAATGCTGAAGGACGTGATGAGGCATGCACTGTTGAGGGAAAATCATTGTCAAATGCTCAGGTTGACCTAAATCTGACAATGGCAGGAGGATTGCCACCAACCCATTCTGGGATGCTTTCAATGCCTGAAAATTTCAAGAATGAGGGGATGGGAATAGATCTGATGATTGGTCAGCCTACCGGGAGTGAGATTGGTGGCTATGCAGCCTCATTTGAATCTCGTGGCCCCAGTTCGAGGAAGCGTAATCTGGAGGAAGGTGGGAGTACAGCTGATAAGCCAATAAACAGGCTTCAGCCTGCTGACAGTATAGAAGGAACTGTAATTGACCGCGACGGTGATGAAGTTGATGATGCTGTACAAAACTCAGATATTCGGAACAAAAGGCCTCGTGGCTTTAATCTTTTTGATGTCAATCGTCCATCTTCTTCCGGAGCTGGTCCAAGCAGAAATTTAAGTCTTGAGCTGGATATAGATGTCAACAGATTTGAGCCATCTAAAGAGGGTCCATCTACCCTTCGCAACTCGTCTGCTAGAGACTCCATGAGGGCATCTTCTGTTATTGCAATGAATATTATTCACGGTGCGGAGGAAAATTCAATGGAGAGTGTTGAATACCATCCatgtgatggtgatgatgttgagaAGCCTTCAAGTGCACTCAGGAGTGGTGGAATGAGTGACACATTGGATCTCAATTATAGCAACCAAGCACAGGAAAGCAATTTTGTACAGCCTGCTGCTGACAGTAATGCAAGAGATATAGGAGGGAGTAGTATGAATGGAGGGGAAGAAGTCCTCAATGCAGAAACAGCTCCTGCTTTTGCTAGGGATCAACTTAGCGTTGGAGTTAGCGGAGGCAGTGTTGGAATGGGTGCTAGTCATGAAGCTGAAATTCATGGAGTTGAGGTTTCTGAACATAAAACTGAGAGTGTTGTCGGAGATGTGGAACCAGTTCCCGAGCTTACTGAAACCATGGGGCATACTGGTGAGTCAGCTCCTGGACCTGGAGTGATGGATGAGTTTGTCCCTGAAGATGCTGGTCGAGAAGAGCCTCAGGCTGATAGCCACGATATGGCATCTCGGTTAGTGGGTCGAGTTGACAGTGGTTCAACTAAAGCTGATTCGGTTGAGAGTGGAGAAAAGATGAGCCATGCCAGAGGCCAGGAGAGTAACATACAACATTCCCTTTCTTGCAATGCAAGAGTTTATTCTGGGATTGATTTATCTAAAGATGAAGTGACTCAGACTGGTAAAATGCTGACTAAGGACGAGTATGACCCAGGAAATGATCTTG GAGCAACGAATGGAGAGAATGATTATGAAACGGGTCTTCCAGAATTTGATCCAATTAAGCATCACAACAACTATTGTCCATGGGTAAATGGATATGTTGCCATTGCTTGCACTATCAATACTGGTTCCAGCACAAATAGTGCAGCATTTTGTGGCTGGCAGCTTACAGTAGATGCACTTGAGACTGTCCAGTCTCTTGGCCAGAACCAATATCAAGCCATGAGGTCTGATTCTGCGGCGTCACTGTATAAG GATGACCATGCGGCACCTAGCCACAAGCTGCTGAAAAGGCCAAAACACAGCAAGTGCTAA
- the LOC125537442 gene encoding dnaJ homolog subfamily C member 7-like isoform X1 yields MDDRRRGEREVNRWHTGPEEARERDSGSSSPAAILLFALIGATVTTAAVGQLRRTFGWFYTQLSRSEPYVYWEDIPRGPNRCGDAWRYYRRTRETNEDQRKRVERIMHMQDMFKKERSKCRDYRTRNGHNPTYNQHSRREDWYEDAETFYANRRTNFRSRPREAMQYSMSHHYSVLGLNRSRPEPFSDAEIKNAFRRKAMEYHPDQNQKNKAVAEEKFKEVMDSYEAIKLERQNGSC; encoded by the exons ATGGACGACCGCCGAAGAGGCGAGCGGGAGGTGAACCGGTGGCATACAGGTCCTGAGGAGGCGCGTGAGAGGGACTCCGGCTCCTCCTCCCCGGCTGCCATCCTCCTCTTTGCCCTCATCGGCGCCACTGTCACCACCGCTGCT GTTGGTCAACTGCGCCGCACCTTTGGCTGGTTCTACACTCAG CTTAGCAGATCAGAACCATATGTCTACTGGGAAGACATACCTCGTGGGCCGAATAGGTGTGGTGATGCGTGGCGATATTACCGGAGGACGCGTGAGACGAACGAGGATCAGAGGAAGAGAGTG GAACGCATCATGCACATGCAAGATATGTTCAAGAAGGAGAGAAGTAAATGCCGGGATTATCGGACTCGCAATGGCCATAATCCAACCTATAATCAGCATAGTCGAAGAGAAGACTGGTATGAAGATGCAGAAACATTTTATGCCAATCGAAGAACAAATTTTAGATCAAGGCCCAGGGAAGCTATGCAGTACAGTATGTCACATCACTATTCTGTCTTGGGCCTAAACAG GTCAAGACCAGAACCATTTTCAGATGCTGAGATTAAG AATGCGTTTAGGAGAAAAGCAATGGAATACCATCCAGACCAAAACCAAAAGAACAAAG CGGTTGCTGAGGAAAAATTCAAAGAGGTCATGGATTCTTACGAAGCAATAAAATTAGAAAGGCAAAATGGAAGTTGCTGA
- the LOC125537442 gene encoding uncharacterized protein LOC125537442 isoform X2, whose protein sequence is MDDRRRGEREVNRWHTGPEEARERDSGSSSPAAILLFALIGATVTTAAVGQLRRTFGWFYTQLSRSEPYVYWEDIPRGPNRCGDAWRYYRRTRETNEDQRKRVERIMHMQDMFKKERSKCRDYRTRNGHNPTYNQHSRREDWYEDAETFYANRRTNFRSRPREAMQYSMSHHYSVLGLNRSRPEPFSDAEIKGYDGGGLKR, encoded by the exons ATGGACGACCGCCGAAGAGGCGAGCGGGAGGTGAACCGGTGGCATACAGGTCCTGAGGAGGCGCGTGAGAGGGACTCCGGCTCCTCCTCCCCGGCTGCCATCCTCCTCTTTGCCCTCATCGGCGCCACTGTCACCACCGCTGCT GTTGGTCAACTGCGCCGCACCTTTGGCTGGTTCTACACTCAG CTTAGCAGATCAGAACCATATGTCTACTGGGAAGACATACCTCGTGGGCCGAATAGGTGTGGTGATGCGTGGCGATATTACCGGAGGACGCGTGAGACGAACGAGGATCAGAGGAAGAGAGTG GAACGCATCATGCACATGCAAGATATGTTCAAGAAGGAGAGAAGTAAATGCCGGGATTATCGGACTCGCAATGGCCATAATCCAACCTATAATCAGCATAGTCGAAGAGAAGACTGGTATGAAGATGCAGAAACATTTTATGCCAATCGAAGAACAAATTTTAGATCAAGGCCCAGGGAAGCTATGCAGTACAGTATGTCACATCACTATTCTGTCTTGGGCCTAAACAG GTCAAGACCAGAACCATTTTCAGATGCTGAGATTAAG GGGTACGACGGGGGCGGTCTTAAGAGATGA